The genomic region AAAGTTTAAACGTGATGGAACGAAGAGGTTGGTCCACATTGTAGGGCAGCGCTTGACATATACTTTTCTTTTCTCCTAGGCGGCTAGGTTGCATCGTGCATAATATGCCGTTGATTCACTATATGAGTCTTCAACGACATGCTCGTTCAACTCTATGATCTAGAACCATAACTTAGAGTCAAATTTGCCTCATCTATTGTGAATACACAATATGCCGTTGATTCACTATATGAGTCTTCAGCGACATGCTCGTTCAACCCTATGATCTAGAACCATAACTTAGAGTCAAATTTGCCTCATCTATTGTGAATACACAATCTACAGTAAATAAATGACTTTAGATTGAGTACTGTCACCAATTCTCTATTTAAAAccatcctttttctttcttttccattGTAACCTCTTTGTCTCTACATCGTTTCAGCTTTCTCCCAAGAAATCTGCAAAGGTAATTACATCATGGCAATTGTAGGGGGAAGTGCTGAGCTTAATACAGGAGCCCGGATTCCATTAATTGGGCTGGGAACTGCATCAATGAACACCAACGAGGAGGATATTAAAGCAGCCGTGATTGCTGCTCTTCAGGTATTCTATCTTTTATCAATTCTACCAGATATGGCTGTCTGGGACAAAATATATGCTTTGTTGCATCTTGAACTGTAATTCAAAATTGTGGAAAgagatttttcttttaacttctcaAGATTTTACTACAGATGGATTATAGATTCTCCTCTGTTCTATTCTAGGAATGATGTACATGGGCAGTCCAATTATGATAATCTGAAGctgtgttttgtttttttaatgatctctctctttctctataggtTGGTTATAGACATTTTGACACAGCAAGGGCCTACGGATCAGAGCATGCACTAGGCAAAGCTCTGAATTCAGCTTTTCAGAGTGGGCTTGTCAGCAGAGAAGATGTTTTTGTCACCACTAAACTGCAGAATACAGAACATGACGACCCTGTTGCTACAATCAAGGATAGTTTAATGTATGGTTTCCTTTTCAAAAATTTAGTCGTCTGTTTTCTCTGTTATGTAGAACTCCTTATTGAAAAATGTTTGTAATATCCAGGAATTTGCAACTAGAGTATGTGGATCTATTCCTTATCCACTGGCCTATCAAGCTGAGAACAGAGATTCCATTTAGCCCACTCAAAGAAGAGGACTTTTTGCCATTAGACATAAAGTCTACTTGGCAGGGAATGGAGCAGTGCATGGAGATGGGGCTTACCAAAGCCATTGGGGTTAGTAACTTTTCCTCTAAGAAAATCGAAGACTTGCTGAAACATGCCAAGATTCCCCCTGCTGTTGATCAGGTAAGGAGTTTGCACAAATGCATTTTTCTGTTTTCATCTCACCATTGTCTTTAATGAAATTTCTCACCCACTGTTCAGAGACAAATATGTAGGCTGTTATGTTATTGGGTTATGAGTAGTCGGCCAATCTTTTAGTGTGTATTTGGTTATTTGTCTTGCAAATCTACCTATTTGACTATTCATTTTCTAATGGTTCTTCATGCAAATCTATCTATTTGACTGTTCACTTTCTAGTCCATTTCACTAGCATTACTTGATCTAGTAATTTGATTGTATTGAATTGCACTGACTGTATGATGATTATGGTATGGAATTACAGGTGGAGATGCATCCAAATTGGCAGCAAAAGAAGTTGAGAGATTATTGCAGCAAGCATAACAttcatgtgagtgca from Cryptomeria japonica chromosome 3, Sugi_1.0, whole genome shotgun sequence harbors:
- the LOC131035518 gene encoding non-functional NADPH-dependent codeinone reductase 2: MAIVGGSAELNTGARIPLIGLGTASMNTNEEDIKAAVIAALQVGYRHFDTARAYGSEHALGKALNSAFQSGLVSREDVFVTTKLQNTEHDDPVATIKDSLMNLQLEYVDLFLIHWPIKLRTEIPFSPLKEEDFLPLDIKSTWQGMEQCMEMGLTKAIGVSNFSSKKIEDLLKHAKIPPAVDQVEMHPNWQQKKLRDYCSKHNIHVSAWSPLGAPNTPWGSNAVMDNPLFQEIAQKYGKTRAQVMLRWAIDQGVSPVPKSYNAARIAENFQVFDWSLTPDDHEKISKLEQKKIQSGEQYVNSTTSPYKTVEELWDGEI